The proteins below are encoded in one region of Telopea speciosissima isolate NSW1024214 ecotype Mountain lineage chromosome 10, Tspe_v1, whole genome shotgun sequence:
- the LOC122643899 gene encoding heterogeneous nuclear ribonucleoprotein F-like isoform X1: MFYRGKYVDGGDGREMGPKRQRILDQPQSFYGASGSSSFMYNASPYAYIGQPPPFPVVRLRGLPFDCTEADVTEFFNGLDLVDVLFVHKNGRFSGEAFVVLGFPVQVDFAIQRNRQNMGRRYIEVFRSKRQEYYKAIANEVSDARGGSPRRSARARSLDDGNESAQHTGVLRLRGLPFSAGKDDIMDFFKDFMLSEDSIHITLNMDGRPTGEAFVEFASPDDSKAAMAKDRMTLGSRYIELFPSSQEDLDEAVSRGR; the protein is encoded by the exons ATGTTCTACAGAGG GAAATACGTGGATGGTGGCGATGGGCGGGAAATGGGTCCAAAACGGCAGCGGATACTTGATCAGCCTCAATCATTTTATGGGGCTTCTGGGAGTTCGAGTTTTATGTATAACGCTTCTCCGTATGCTTACATTGGTCAGCCTCCACCGTTCCCAGTTGTTCGACTCCGAGGGCTACCCTTTGATTGCACAGAAGCTGATGTGACTGAGTTCTTCAACGGTCTAGACCTTGTTGATGTTCTATTCGTCCACAAAAATGGCAGGTTCAGTGGGGAAGCCTTTGTTGTTTTGGGTTTCCCTGTTCAAGTTGATTTTGCAATTCAGAGGAACAGACAGAACATGGGTAGGAGATACATTGAAGTTTTCAGGAGTAAGAGACAAGAATATTACAAGGCCATAGCAAATGAAGTTTCAGATGCTCGTGGTGGTTCACCCCGTCGGAGTGCTCGGGCAAGATCACTTGATGATGGGAACGAGTCGGCCCAACATACTGGAGTCTTGCGATTGAGAGGATTGCCATTTTCAGCTGGGAAAGATGATATTATGGATTTCTTTAAAGATTTCATGCTTTCAGAGGATTCTATTCATATCACACTCAATATGGATGGGAGGCCCACAGGTGAAGCATTTGTTGAATTCGCGAGTCCAGATGATTCAAAAGCTGCGATGGCGAAAGATAGGATGACCCTCGGGAGTCGTTATATAGAGCTGTTCCCTTCATCACAAGAGGACTTAGATGAAGCAGTTTCAAGGGGACGGTGA
- the LOC122643899 gene encoding heterogeneous nuclear ribonucleoprotein F-like isoform X2, protein MGLLGVRVLCITLLRMLTLVSLHHLVDVLFVHKNGRFSGEAFVVLGFPVQVDFAIQRNRQNMGRRYIEVFRSKRQEYYKAIANEVSDARGGSPRRSARARSLDDGNESAQHTGVLRLRGLPFSAGKDDIMDFFKDFMLSEDSIHITLNMDGRPTGEAFVEFASPDDSKAAMAKDRMTLGSRYIELFPSSQEDLDEAVSRGR, encoded by the exons ATGGGGCTTCTGGGAGTTCGAGTTTTATGTATAACGCTTCTCCGTATGCTTACATTGGTCAGCCTCCACC ACCTTGTTGATGTTCTATTCGTCCACAAAAATGGCAGGTTCAGTGGGGAAGCCTTTGTTGTTTTGGGTTTCCCTGTTCAAGTTGATTTTGCAATTCAGAGGAACAGACAGAACATGGGTAGGAGATACATTGAAGTTTTCAGGAGTAAGAGACAAGAATATTACAAGGCCATAGCAAATGAAGTTTCAGATGCTCGTGGTGGTTCACCCCGTCGGAGTGCTCGGGCAAGATCACTTGATGATGGGAACGAGTCGGCCCAACATACTGGAGTCTTGCGATTGAGAGGATTGCCATTTTCAGCTGGGAAAGATGATATTATGGATTTCTTTAAAGATTTCATGCTTTCAGAGGATTCTATTCATATCACACTCAATATGGATGGGAGGCCCACAGGTGAAGCATTTGTTGAATTCGCGAGTCCAGATGATTCAAAAGCTGCGATGGCGAAAGATAGGATGACCCTCGGGAGTCGTTATATAGAGCTGTTCCCTTCATCACAAGAGGACTTAGATGAAGCAGTTTCAAGGGGACGGTGA